From Fibrobacter sp. UWR3, one genomic window encodes:
- the guaB gene encoding IMP dehydrogenase, with protein sequence MKLLPEALTFDDVLLVPAESSVLPAQTDVSTQLAPNIKLNIPIISAAMDTVTTAPLAISLALQGGLGIIHKNMSVEDQAEEVRKVKRWQSGIVTNPVTLDADQPVSAAFELRARNKVSGFPILSKGKLVGMLTSRDLRTVSDMNVKISTIMTKNPVTASPKVSLAKAKEILAEKRIEKLPLVDASGALKGLITMTDILKRENNPNASLDKNGQLLVGAAVSTSANTLERVAALVDAGVDLLIIDTAHGHHIGVRNMVKTVRKKYPKLTICAGNVCTPEAVAELAKCGANIVKVGIGPGSICTTRIVAGVGYPQFSAVVECGKMARKVGVKIIADGGLKFSGDIVKALAAGGHAVMVGSLFAGTEEAPGEVILADGRSYKSYRGMGSLGAMKAGSADRYFQGGVQEPRKFVPEGIEGRVPYKGPLRDTVYQLIGGIHSAMGYAGAANLDELYKKATFVRITGAGLRESHPHDVTITKEAPNYRTGD encoded by the coding sequence ATGAAACTTTTGCCAGAAGCTTTGACGTTTGACGACGTCCTCCTTGTTCCCGCTGAATCTTCTGTCTTGCCGGCCCAGACCGACGTGAGCACACAGCTCGCTCCGAATATCAAGCTGAACATTCCTATCATCAGTGCCGCCATGGATACCGTGACGACGGCTCCCTTGGCTATTTCGCTTGCCCTGCAGGGTGGCCTCGGCATCATCCACAAGAACATGAGCGTCGAAGACCAGGCCGAAGAAGTCCGCAAGGTCAAGCGGTGGCAGTCCGGTATCGTCACCAACCCGGTGACGCTCGATGCGGACCAGCCGGTCTCTGCAGCTTTTGAACTCCGCGCCCGCAACAAGGTGAGCGGCTTCCCGATTCTTTCGAAGGGCAAGCTTGTGGGCATGCTCACGAGCCGCGACCTCCGTACCGTGAGCGACATGAACGTGAAGATCAGCACCATCATGACGAAGAACCCGGTGACGGCAAGCCCGAAGGTGAGCCTCGCGAAGGCGAAGGAAATCCTCGCCGAAAAGCGCATCGAGAAGCTCCCGCTGGTGGATGCTTCCGGCGCCCTGAAGGGTCTCATCACGATGACGGACATCTTGAAGCGCGAAAACAACCCGAACGCTAGCCTCGACAAGAACGGCCAGTTGCTTGTGGGTGCCGCGGTCAGCACTTCTGCCAATACTCTCGAACGCGTCGCCGCCCTCGTGGACGCCGGCGTCGACCTGCTTATTATCGATACGGCTCACGGCCACCACATCGGTGTGCGCAACATGGTGAAGACCGTCCGCAAAAAATACCCGAAGCTCACGATTTGCGCAGGCAACGTCTGCACTCCGGAAGCGGTTGCGGAACTTGCCAAGTGCGGTGCGAACATCGTGAAGGTCGGTATCGGTCCGGGTTCCATCTGCACCACGCGTATTGTTGCCGGTGTCGGTTACCCGCAGTTCTCCGCCGTGGTGGAATGCGGCAAGATGGCCCGCAAGGTTGGCGTGAAGATTATCGCCGACGGTGGTCTCAAGTTCTCGGGCGACATCGTGAAGGCTCTCGCTGCCGGTGGTCACGCCGTGATGGTGGGTTCTCTCTTTGCCGGTACCGAAGAAGCTCCGGGCGAAGTCATCCTCGCCGATGGCCGTAGCTACAAGAGCTACCGCGGCATGGGTTCCCTCGGTGCGATGAAGGCCGGTTCTGCCGACCGCTACTTCCAGGGCGGCGTGCAGGAACCGCGCAAGTTCGTTCCGGAAGGCATTGAAGGCCGCGTGCCCTACAAGGGCCCGCTCCGCGACACTGTTTACCAGCTGATTGGCGGTATCCATTCCGCAATGGGCTACGCCGGTGCGGCAAACCTCGACGAACTCTACAAGAAGGCGACGTTCGTGCGCATTACGGGCGCAGGCCTCCGCGAATCGCACCCGCACGATGTGACGATCACGAAGGAAGCCCCGAACTACCGTACGGGCGACTAA
- the pth gene encoding aminoacyl-tRNA hydrolase yields MYIIVGLGNPGTQYSNTHHNAGFMAVEKLADPNKDWKSEHKALTMKVTIAGEECLLAKPQTYMNLSGEAVQALMTWYKVKVDHLLVFSDDINLDVGRIRCRKDGSHGGQNGLRNIIEHVGDKFPRIRFGVGKCPPKFDLSNWVLAKFSPEDRPVFEEAIAKVPALVECYFKLGIEKCMERYNGK; encoded by the coding sequence ATGTACATTATCGTAGGTCTTGGAAATCCTGGTACTCAGTATTCTAACACGCATCACAACGCGGGTTTTATGGCGGTTGAAAAGCTTGCCGACCCGAACAAGGACTGGAAGAGCGAACACAAGGCGCTCACCATGAAGGTGACTATAGCGGGCGAGGAATGCCTGCTCGCAAAGCCGCAGACCTACATGAACCTTTCGGGCGAGGCTGTTCAGGCCCTGATGACCTGGTACAAGGTGAAGGTCGACCATCTGCTGGTCTTTAGCGACGACATTAATTTGGACGTAGGCCGCATCCGTTGCCGCAAGGATGGCAGTCACGGTGGCCAGAACGGGCTTAGGAACATCATCGAGCATGTGGGCGACAAGTTCCCGCGCATCCGCTTTGGCGTGGGCAAGTGCCCCCCGAAATTTGACCTCTCCAACTGGGTCTTGGCGAAGTTCTCGCCCGAGGACCGTCCGGTCTTTGAAGAGGCGATTGCAAAGGTCCCGGCTCTCGTGGAATGCTACTTCAAGCTCGGCATCGAGAAGTGCATGGAACGTTACAATGGGAAATGA
- a CDS encoding FISUMP domain-containing protein produces MRRLFGVIVSVFVVASLCACTDYAQKIQDEYGPEDSSGKDGVSGEMTDYRDGRTYKTVSVGKVEWMAENLSYAKSGSLCFFNSPKLCDKYGRLYGWPLSDVCPDGWHVPDEGEWRDLFSFATPSALRSKNAGGTDAIGFSVKYVGAGEVVDIPTYMSESNDAKIDVKVKPSAYQNTDNCAPGYDWLNCADFFIEVHNNESNAISGMDLRFYLGNEFIETPVSYISQLFGGEGNTVGISQVSFDSYVPDENGQYYLPIKIANEIPSGGWIVFQLKWLTMTYANFGTDAWSLAAHTGNDAFVSFDGIDLSQAPYFTGNELEQWEVDFYGNTVEAFKSDPYIPVYFDGARIAGYGPYYQPALFFGENELAVFWTSTQGSSRDWIYYVDISKDEPEISEDDLANYYLPVRCIRYK; encoded by the coding sequence ATGAGAAGACTCTTCGGCGTCATAGTTTCTGTTTTCGTAGTCGCATCCCTATGCGCCTGCACCGACTATGCGCAAAAAATTCAGGACGAGTATGGCCCGGAGGATTCCAGCGGAAAAGATGGCGTTTCTGGTGAAATGACCGACTACCGCGATGGTCGTACCTACAAGACTGTATCGGTAGGGAAGGTGGAGTGGATGGCAGAAAACCTGAGCTACGCAAAGTCGGGTAGCCTGTGTTTCTTCAATTCCCCGAAACTCTGCGATAAGTACGGTCGCCTCTACGGATGGCCGCTTTCGGATGTCTGCCCGGATGGCTGGCACGTTCCCGATGAAGGGGAATGGAGGGATCTTTTTTCTTTCGCGACTCCCTCGGCACTCAGGTCTAAAAATGCCGGAGGTACGGATGCAATAGGTTTTTCTGTGAAATATGTGGGTGCAGGCGAGGTGGTCGACATACCGACGTACATGTCGGAAAGCAACGATGCCAAGATAGACGTGAAAGTCAAGCCGAGTGCCTACCAGAATACCGATAATTGCGCACCTGGCTACGACTGGCTTAATTGCGCGGATTTCTTTATAGAAGTACACAACAATGAGTCGAACGCTATCTCTGGTATGGACCTTCGTTTTTATCTAGGGAATGAGTTTATTGAAACGCCGGTCAGTTACATCAGCCAGTTGTTCGGTGGTGAAGGAAATACGGTTGGTATATCTCAGGTCAGTTTCGATTCGTATGTTCCGGATGAAAACGGGCAATACTACTTGCCCATAAAGATTGCGAACGAAATTCCTTCGGGCGGGTGGATCGTATTCCAGCTCAAGTGGCTAACGATGACATACGCCAACTTTGGTACAGATGCATGGTCACTTGCTGCCCACACGGGGAACGACGCCTTTGTGTCTTTTGACGGGATTGACCTCTCGCAGGCACCCTATTTTACGGGAAACGAATTGGAACAGTGGGAAGTGGACTTCTATGGTAACACTGTAGAAGCCTTCAAGAGCGACCCCTATATTCCGGTGTATTTCGACGGGGCCCGTATTGCGGGTTATGGCCCATACTACCAGCCTGCACTGTTCTTTGGCGAAAATGAACTTGCCGTATTCTGGACATCTACGCAGGGGTCGTCGCGCGACTGGATTTATTATGTCGATATCTCGAAAGATGAACCCGAGATATCGGAAGACGATTTAGCAAACTATTATCTGCCCGTCCGCTGCATAAGGTACAAGTAA
- a CDS encoding fibrobacter succinogenes major paralogous domain-containing protein, whose amino-acid sequence MYKLKFFILVSTFLALVLLSACTDYAQKIEDEYGPAKEESMDPNKDVLSANMVDERDGHEYRTFIIGGQIWMAENLNYDSQESFCYGGIDQNCETYGRLYTYNAALYACPAYWHLPTADEIEVLIKNVGGYSTAANALKSIDGWDDNGNGSDIVGFAALPAGMLGYEGYYDGKGFTAGFWSSTEGDNDTLANYLIMRSDYEEARLNQGSRNYGYSIRCLYGDVDRSSSSSVSESSSSQRSFEYSFGEFFDDRDSRTYKTIEIGSQTWMAENLRFEMEDSYCYNDEGRYCVDYGRLYVWTAAQEACPDGWHLPSPEEFDTLLATVGDDAGIVLRKETDWGYFIPDENSSGFSALFGGFRGNDGNYAHEGTMAFFWSNSIAPNGVSGYNLVMDGSGYVSIRDNYDSADGNSVRCIMNGEGFSSSSSAGSSSSSVVFYPGEDLFDDRDGQTYRTITIDTLIWMAENLNYDQEGSFCFDYEDENCERYGRLYPWSWAQQACPDEWRLPSPEEFNSLIDFAGGNAVAGARLKAVEGWEAGAVSTDDYGFTALPAGRRGYYQDFTDKTLGAYFWSNSRVQNSSAAYNMDLRFDTDSAVVRDIADAYDGNSVRCVKEVYIPK is encoded by the coding sequence ATGTATAAATTAAAATTCTTTATACTGGTTTCTACTTTTCTGGCTTTGGTGCTCCTGAGCGCCTGTACCGACTATGCCCAGAAAATAGAGGATGAATACGGCCCTGCGAAAGAAGAAAGCATGGATCCTAATAAGGATGTTTTGAGTGCCAACATGGTAGACGAACGTGATGGTCATGAGTACAGAACTTTCATAATTGGTGGGCAGATCTGGATGGCCGAAAACCTGAACTATGACTCCCAGGAAAGTTTCTGTTACGGAGGAATCGACCAGAATTGCGAAACGTATGGCCGCCTCTATACATATAATGCCGCGCTATATGCTTGCCCTGCGTATTGGCACTTGCCTACGGCAGATGAAATCGAGGTGCTGATAAAGAATGTTGGTGGCTATTCTACGGCCGCGAATGCACTCAAGTCCATCGATGGATGGGATGATAACGGTAACGGCTCGGACATTGTTGGCTTTGCAGCGTTGCCTGCGGGTATGCTTGGCTATGAAGGGTATTATGATGGTAAAGGTTTTACCGCGGGGTTCTGGAGTTCGACAGAGGGTGATAACGATACCCTTGCGAACTACCTAATCATGCGCAGTGACTATGAAGAGGCTCGCCTGAATCAAGGGAGCAGGAATTATGGGTATTCCATCCGCTGTCTTTACGGAGACGTTGATCGGTCTTCAAGTAGTTCTGTGTCCGAGTCTTCTTCCAGTCAGCGTTCGTTTGAATACTCGTTTGGGGAATTCTTTGACGATCGCGATAGCCGGACCTATAAGACTATAGAAATCGGCTCGCAGACATGGATGGCTGAAAATCTCAGATTTGAAATGGAGGACAGTTATTGCTATAACGACGAAGGTCGCTACTGCGTCGATTACGGTCGCCTCTATGTTTGGACTGCTGCACAGGAAGCTTGTCCGGATGGTTGGCATCTGCCTTCGCCAGAAGAGTTTGATACTCTGCTTGCGACGGTGGGAGATGATGCTGGTATTGTGTTGAGGAAGGAAACCGACTGGGGCTATTTCATTCCCGACGAAAATTCCTCTGGTTTTTCTGCACTCTTTGGCGGATTTAGGGGCAATGATGGTAATTACGCTCATGAAGGTACAATGGCGTTCTTCTGGAGCAATTCCATAGCGCCAAATGGTGTTTCTGGATATAATCTAGTAATGGATGGCTCTGGCTATGTATCGATACGAGACAACTATGATTCTGCCGATGGAAATAGTGTCCGTTGCATTATGAATGGCGAGGGCTTTAGCTCGTCCAGTAGCGCGGGATCCTCGTCTTCGTCTGTTGTCTTTTACCCGGGCGAAGACCTCTTTGACGATCGCGACGGACAGACCTACAGGACTATAACCATCGATACCCTGATCTGGATGGCGGAGAATCTGAATTACGATCAGGAAGGCAGTTTCTGCTTTGACTATGAAGATGAAAATTGTGAAAGGTATGGACGTCTTTATCCGTGGTCATGGGCACAACAGGCTTGTCCCGATGAATGGCGTTTGCCGTCACCGGAAGAATTCAATTCGCTGATTGATTTTGCGGGTGGGAATGCCGTTGCTGGAGCACGCCTTAAGGCTGTGGAGGGTTGGGAAGCAGGTGCAGTCAGTACTGATGACTATGGCTTTACTGCACTCCCTGCCGGTCGCCGTGGATATTATCAAGATTTTACCGATAAAACCTTGGGAGCATATTTCTGGAGTAACTCCAGAGTGCAGAACAGTTCTGCTGCGTATAATATGGATCTTCGCTTTGACACCGACAGCGCTGTGGTGCGTGACATCGCCGATGCATATGATGGAAACAGCGTCCGTTGTGTCAAGGAAGTATACATTCCTAAATAG
- a CDS encoding PEGA domain-containing protein, whose protein sequence is MFTLFLAGASFAAKQHVAVLETVADSKDIMSPSERRFLTDMLRTQAVKELPAEREFVIMTRENIQMMLPPGKAIEDCEGSCLAETGKNIQADFVAQARIGQVGANISISVELYETAGSKLVASFTGLGADVNALIEVIKANSPEFFRKVRGNASGIMRTGFDSADNQSFVVNVSTNPQGASLSIDGRPVRQCMSTPCQIMVDAGEHRFVAVLDHHDDAEGTFTVSGNGQEISLDLAPRYGTLNLNLAFPTGGSYEELKIKVDGELVPASNKVLVDPGTHDVSIAHRCYNPVNFKVGVFRDKEETFKESLQPVMGGLSLKARSAEGEEIILPVYANGEKIGETPYVGSVPVCAQLAIGEAPSVKPLELNIVQGDVLNYEYVEPPQQGGSTAKRRRANAGVNKASTTPERGTSIPTNVSTSSSSSSSTSLSDVATWLLPLSSVILGAGLALGIIFELDASEQYKSATSDNYEENMDAAKTSQTIRNVGWGMTAVGGLGFVLATTFLIVDF, encoded by the coding sequence ATGTTTACGCTGTTCCTGGCTGGCGCGTCGTTCGCCGCAAAACAGCACGTGGCCGTCCTAGAGACCGTTGCCGATAGCAAGGATATCATGTCGCCATCGGAGCGCCGCTTCTTGACGGATATGCTGCGTACGCAGGCGGTCAAGGAACTCCCTGCCGAACGTGAGTTCGTCATCATGACCCGCGAGAACATCCAGATGATGCTCCCTCCGGGCAAGGCCATCGAGGACTGCGAGGGCAGTTGCCTTGCCGAGACGGGTAAGAACATTCAGGCCGATTTCGTTGCACAGGCGCGAATTGGCCAGGTGGGTGCGAACATCTCCATCAGCGTCGAACTGTACGAGACTGCGGGTAGCAAACTGGTCGCGAGCTTTACGGGCCTTGGCGCCGATGTGAACGCGCTTATCGAAGTCATCAAGGCAAATTCGCCGGAGTTCTTCCGCAAGGTGCGGGGGAATGCCTCGGGCATTATGCGTACGGGCTTTGATAGTGCGGACAACCAGTCGTTTGTCGTGAACGTTTCGACTAACCCGCAGGGCGCATCGCTGAGTATAGACGGCCGTCCGGTTAGGCAGTGCATGTCGACTCCGTGCCAGATCATGGTAGATGCGGGTGAACACCGCTTTGTCGCGGTGCTTGACCATCACGATGATGCCGAGGGAACGTTCACGGTTAGCGGGAATGGTCAGGAAATTTCGCTTGACCTGGCTCCGCGTTATGGCACATTGAACTTGAATCTTGCCTTCCCGACGGGTGGCTCGTACGAGGAACTGAAGATTAAGGTGGATGGCGAACTGGTGCCGGCATCAAACAAGGTGCTGGTGGACCCGGGCACTCACGATGTCTCTATTGCTCATCGCTGCTACAATCCGGTGAATTTCAAGGTTGGCGTGTTCAGGGACAAGGAAGAAACGTTCAAGGAATCCTTGCAACCCGTTATGGGCGGGCTTTCGCTCAAGGCTCGCTCTGCAGAGGGCGAAGAAATAATTTTGCCCGTTTACGCAAATGGTGAAAAGATTGGCGAAACGCCTTATGTGGGTAGTGTCCCGGTCTGTGCGCAACTGGCTATCGGGGAGGCTCCCAGCGTTAAGCCTCTAGAATTGAATATTGTTCAAGGCGATGTCCTGAACTATGAATATGTAGAGCCTCCTCAGCAAGGCGGAAGTACTGCAAAGCGCAGAAGGGCGAATGCTGGCGTGAACAAGGCTTCTACTACGCCGGAACGCGGAACGAGCATTCCGACAAATGTGTCTACGTCATCTTCGTCCTCGAGTTCAACGAGCTTGTCTGATGTTGCGACCTGGCTTCTCCCTCTATCGTCTGTTATACTTGGTGCTGGACTTGCTCTTGGGATTATTTTTGAACTTGATGCCTCGGAGCAATATAAATCTGCCACTTCTGATAATTACGAGGAAAATATGGATGCGGCCAAGACGTCCCAGACTATTCGAAATGTCGGGTGGGGTATGACTGCGGTCGGTGGGCTTGGCTTTGTTCTTGCAACAACATTCTTGATTGTGGATTTTTGA
- the guaA gene encoding glutamine-hydrolyzing GMP synthase, with the protein MKNVDTIAVLDFGGQYAHLIANRVRRLGVFTEIHSPAAPVSELEGVKGIIYSGGPSSVYAADAPEYNPEILNLPVPKLGICYGHQLIAQQLGGHVEPGKVKEYGIADLIVGDENCPILKGLPKASPMWMSHGDQVTKLPEGYKIVASTKDCEIAAVAFDSDKPERQIFGIQFHPEVTHSKFGMKLLENFVDFTGAKKTWNMKSYLPLITERIKEQVKDRKVFLLVSGGVDSTVAFVLLNRVLGPEKVLGLHVDNGMMRLGESQKIMEFLKAEGMNNLKVRDASEHFLAKLKGVTAPETKRGIIGKEFLTVKDEEMAKLNLDPNQWMMAQGTIYPDTIESGGTKNADKIKTHHNRVQEVLDLMEKGLVLEPLADLYKDEVRALGEELGIPHNLVWRHPFPGPGLGVRLLCSDGKFTDDLVKFDDVRDTSGQSLADYLKANNIAGRLLPIKSVGVQGDGRTYAQPFLITTPGLSWKDCEKFSTELANRFKAINRVIYQIGSVADEDPKLVEQFATRENFDTLRKFDNICTEFLQANDLYEKIWQMPVVLVPLRTANKPCIVMRPVNSTEAMTANFAEIDQGMLAGLWRKFEAEGAGSLWYDVTHKPPGTIEWE; encoded by the coding sequence ATGAAGAACGTTGATACGATTGCCGTTTTGGACTTTGGCGGGCAGTACGCCCACCTGATTGCTAACCGTGTGCGCCGCTTGGGCGTGTTTACCGAAATCCACTCCCCCGCCGCTCCCGTCAGCGAGCTCGAAGGCGTGAAGGGAATCATCTACAGTGGCGGCCCGAGTAGCGTGTACGCCGCGGACGCCCCGGAATACAATCCCGAAATTCTGAACCTGCCGGTGCCCAAACTCGGCATCTGCTACGGTCACCAGCTCATCGCCCAGCAATTGGGCGGGCACGTGGAACCGGGCAAGGTCAAGGAATACGGCATCGCCGACCTGATTGTGGGCGACGAGAACTGCCCGATTCTGAAGGGACTCCCGAAGGCTAGCCCCATGTGGATGAGCCACGGCGACCAGGTCACCAAGCTCCCCGAGGGCTACAAGATCGTGGCCAGCACCAAGGACTGCGAAATCGCTGCCGTCGCTTTCGATAGCGACAAGCCCGAACGTCAGATTTTCGGCATCCAGTTCCACCCCGAAGTCACGCACAGCAAGTTCGGCATGAAGTTGCTCGAAAACTTCGTGGACTTCACGGGCGCAAAGAAGACCTGGAACATGAAGAGCTACCTGCCGCTCATCACGGAGCGCATCAAGGAACAGGTCAAGGACCGCAAGGTCTTCTTGCTTGTGTCCGGCGGCGTGGACTCCACCGTTGCATTCGTGCTCTTGAACCGCGTGCTCGGACCGGAAAAGGTCTTGGGCCTGCATGTGGATAACGGCATGATGCGCCTCGGCGAATCCCAGAAGATTATGGAATTCTTGAAGGCCGAGGGAATGAACAACCTCAAGGTCCGCGACGCTAGCGAACACTTCCTCGCGAAGCTCAAGGGTGTGACTGCGCCGGAAACCAAGCGCGGCATTATCGGTAAGGAATTCCTGACGGTGAAGGACGAGGAAATGGCGAAGCTCAACCTCGATCCGAACCAGTGGATGATGGCCCAAGGTACCATCTACCCCGACACCATCGAAAGCGGCGGCACCAAGAACGCCGACAAGATCAAGACGCACCACAACCGCGTGCAGGAAGTCCTGGACCTCATGGAAAAGGGCCTCGTGCTCGAACCGCTCGCCGACCTGTACAAGGACGAAGTCCGCGCGCTCGGCGAAGAACTCGGCATTCCGCACAACCTCGTGTGGCGCCATCCGTTCCCGGGTCCGGGTCTCGGCGTGCGCCTGCTCTGCAGCGACGGCAAGTTCACCGATGACCTCGTGAAATTCGATGATGTTCGCGACACATCAGGCCAGTCCCTCGCCGACTACCTGAAGGCGAACAACATTGCAGGCCGCCTGCTCCCCATCAAGAGCGTGGGCGTGCAGGGCGACGGCCGTACTTACGCACAGCCGTTCCTCATCACCACTCCGGGTCTCTCCTGGAAGGATTGCGAAAAGTTCTCCACCGAACTTGCCAACCGCTTCAAGGCCATCAACCGCGTGATTTACCAGATCGGTAGCGTGGCTGATGAAGATCCGAAGCTTGTGGAACAGTTCGCCACGCGCGAAAACTTCGATACGCTCCGCAAGTTCGACAACATCTGCACCGAATTCCTGCAGGCAAACGACCTGTACGAAAAGATCTGGCAGATGCCGGTCGTGCTCGTTCCGCTCCGCACGGCTAACAAGCCCTGCATCGTGATGCGCCCGGTGAACTCCACCGAAGCCATGACAGCCAACTTCGCCGAAATCGACCAGGGAATGCTGGCCGGACTCTGGCGCAAGTTCGAAGCCGAAGGTGCCGGCAGCCTGTGGTACGACGTGACGCACAAGCCGCCTGGCACTATTGAGTGGGAATAA
- a CDS encoding TIGR01440 family protein: protein MAGITYEIDDKNVVEQIRNDAMNAAKELVEKAHLTAGNIVVIGCSTSSTLGNDIGSHSVPEVGKAIFEGLSSVFKPLGINIAAQCCEHLNRAIIVEHAAVPFAEIVNVVPQPKAGGSFATACYSAFEHPVAIEHIKADAGLDIGGTLIGMHLKEVAVPVHMQQTHVGKAILIAARTRPKFIGGERAHYDESLKDGYPKF from the coding sequence ATGGCAGGCATTACATACGAAATAGACGACAAGAACGTTGTCGAACAGATTCGTAACGACGCGATGAACGCCGCTAAAGAACTTGTAGAAAAAGCTCACCTCACGGCGGGCAATATTGTGGTTATCGGTTGCAGCACGAGTTCCACGCTCGGAAACGACATCGGGAGCCATTCCGTGCCCGAAGTCGGCAAGGCGATTTTCGAAGGGCTCTCGTCCGTATTCAAGCCGCTCGGCATCAACATCGCGGCGCAGTGCTGCGAGCACCTGAACCGCGCCATCATCGTCGAGCACGCGGCTGTCCCGTTTGCCGAAATCGTGAACGTTGTTCCGCAACCCAAGGCGGGCGGTTCTTTTGCTACGGCCTGCTACAGCGCATTCGAGCATCCGGTCGCCATCGAGCATATCAAGGCCGACGCAGGCCTCGATATCGGCGGAACGCTCATCGGCATGCATTTAAAAGAGGTCGCAGTTCCTGTACACATGCAGCAGACGCATGTCGGAAAGGCAATCCTGATTGCGGCCCGCACTCGCCCGAAGTTTATCGGCGGTGAACGCGCGCATTACGATGAGAGCCTAAAAGACGGGTATCCGAAATTTTAA
- a CDS encoding FISUMP domain-containing protein — MRAIVSFVLLLSIHSFAAFVAVLETVSIDKAITPAECRFLTDELRAQAGAALPSYMNYTIMTRENINVMLPPGKSIEDCEGSCIAETGRNIAADYVAQARVGRFEDRLTLTVELYATGTGNLIGSFTAMQTTAVDLWNSIKADAKSMFAKVQNVMPAPAAAAEKPQSEWETSPLKNGDVEPRDPSKPFVKKYIKDPRDGRTYKVVVIGKKAWMAENLRYDAPGSECHSSDDAACRLYGRYYTWAQALNIDPNCNSKTCAVKKSMFIKGICPAGWHIPSIIEWQNLSKYVQGKAKGNASLVLKSDYGWKKNNGTNESRFNAVPAGFRFGSGNFMDLGKTARFWSTADLGAVEAVSWEVTDDFNNAGLTYHEDYKVNELSVRCVSDE, encoded by the coding sequence ATGAGAGCGATAGTATCATTTGTCCTGTTGTTGAGCATTCATTCGTTTGCGGCGTTTGTCGCCGTCCTCGAGACGGTATCTATCGACAAGGCGATTACGCCCGCGGAATGCCGCTTCTTGACTGATGAATTGCGCGCTCAGGCGGGTGCTGCCCTGCCGTCGTACATGAACTACACCATCATGACGCGCGAGAACATCAACGTGATGTTGCCTCCGGGCAAGTCCATTGAGGATTGCGAAGGGAGCTGCATTGCAGAGACGGGCAGGAACATCGCTGCAGACTATGTGGCTCAGGCACGCGTGGGGAGGTTCGAGGACCGCCTTACGCTCACGGTGGAACTCTACGCGACGGGTACGGGTAACCTCATCGGCAGTTTTACCGCCATGCAGACTACCGCAGTTGACTTGTGGAACAGCATCAAGGCTGATGCAAAGTCGATGTTTGCCAAGGTGCAGAACGTTATGCCTGCGCCGGCTGCTGCCGCCGAAAAACCCCAGTCGGAATGGGAAACGTCCCCGCTGAAGAACGGCGACGTTGAACCGCGCGACCCTTCGAAACCTTTCGTCAAGAAGTACATCAAGGATCCTCGCGACGGGAGAACGTACAAGGTAGTCGTTATCGGCAAGAAGGCGTGGATGGCCGAAAACCTCCGCTACGATGCTCCCGGGAGCGAATGTCACAGTTCCGACGATGCGGCCTGCAGGCTGTATGGCCGCTATTACACGTGGGCCCAGGCGCTCAATATTGACCCGAATTGCAATTCCAAGACGTGCGCTGTAAAGAAGAGCATGTTTATCAAGGGCATTTGCCCGGCAGGGTGGCACATTCCCTCGATTATCGAATGGCAGAACCTTTCTAAGTATGTACAGGGTAAGGCGAAGGGCAACGCTTCGCTGGTGCTCAAGTCTGATTACGGCTGGAAAAAGAATAACGGCACGAACGAATCCAGGTTCAACGCCGTTCCCGCGGGTTTTCGATTCGGTAGCGGCAACTTCATGGACCTGGGTAAAACCGCTCGATTCTGGTCCACTGCCGACCTGGGCGCTGTCGAGGCCGTCAGCTGGGAAGTGACCGACGATTTCAACAACGCCGGCTTGACCTATCACGAAGACTACAAGGTAAACGAACTCAGCGTCCGCTGCGTCTCCGACGAGTAA